Proteins encoded together in one Fibrobacter sp. UWH4 window:
- the nifH gene encoding nitrogenase iron protein, producing MSKKLRQIAIYGKGGIGKSTTTQNLTAGLVEQGKHVLVVGCDPKADSTRLLLGGLHQKTVLDTIRDNKTEIQLSDLEKVGFKGVRCVESGGPEPGVGCAGRGIITSISMLEQLGAYTEDLDYVFYDVLGDVVCGGFAMPIREGKAKEIYIVASGEMMALYAANNICKGIAKYAQHGEVRLGGIICNSRNVDNELDLLRAFTKELNTQLIQFVPRNNIVQQAEIRKKTVIEFEPKSSQANVYRELAKNIDENELFTIPTPMTQDRLEQILIDYGMMEKDYQI from the coding sequence ATGTCTAAGAAATTACGTCAAATCGCTATTTACGGAAAAGGTGGCATCGGTAAGTCCACCACGACTCAAAACTTGACCGCAGGCCTTGTAGAACAGGGAAAGCACGTTCTTGTGGTTGGTTGCGACCCTAAAGCAGACTCTACTCGCCTTTTGCTCGGTGGCCTTCATCAAAAGACGGTGCTTGACACCATTCGCGATAACAAAACCGAAATTCAGCTTTCTGACCTCGAAAAAGTGGGCTTTAAGGGCGTGCGCTGCGTGGAATCCGGCGGCCCGGAACCGGGCGTGGGTTGCGCAGGCCGCGGCATCATCACTTCCATTAGCATGCTCGAACAACTCGGCGCCTATACCGAAGACCTTGATTACGTTTTCTACGACGTGTTGGGCGACGTGGTGTGCGGTGGTTTCGCTATGCCGATTCGTGAAGGCAAGGCCAAGGAAATTTATATCGTGGCTTCCGGCGAAATGATGGCTCTCTATGCCGCCAACAACATTTGTAAGGGTATTGCCAAGTACGCCCAGCATGGTGAAGTTCGTTTGGGCGGTATCATTTGTAACAGCCGTAATGTGGATAACGAACTTGACCTGCTCCGTGCATTCACCAAGGAACTCAACACGCAGCTCATTCAGTTCGTACCGCGCAACAACATTGTGCAGCAGGCCGAAATCCGCAAGAAGACCGTAATTGAATTCGAACCTAAGTCCAGCCAGGCAAACGTCTACCGTGAACTCGCCAAGAATATCGACGAAAACGAACTCTTTACCATTCCGACCCCGATGACGCAGGATCGTTTGGAACAAATTCTCATCGATTACGGCATGATGGAAAAAGAC
- a CDS encoding radical SAM protein produces MATSQETVFREHPCFGACKNRKGRIHLPVAPGCNIECRFCDRRINEDAQVPGNTSKVIKPEEACGYIRKALEFVPELTTVGIAGPGDTLATPFALDTFRLVKKEFPQLIRCMSTNGLLLNDKADEVIDVGIDSLTVTVNAVDPEIEAMINARIFYHGKTYTGVEAAKILIHNQLKGIRKVAKSGTLIKVNTVLCPGINDKHIEDVAATVREAGAIMYNIIPLIPQNGFKDIPAPTPKTLAIAQEQAGVFINVFKHCAHCRADAVGVPGVYDVGAQIYMDRIRVKETFSHG; encoded by the coding sequence ATGGCAACCAGTCAAGAAACAGTTTTTAGAGAACACCCGTGTTTTGGTGCTTGCAAAAACCGAAAGGGGCGCATTCATTTGCCAGTCGCTCCAGGTTGCAACATCGAGTGTCGTTTTTGTGATAGGCGCATTAACGAAGATGCTCAGGTACCGGGGAATACAAGTAAGGTGATTAAGCCCGAAGAGGCATGCGGATACATTCGCAAGGCATTAGAATTCGTGCCGGAACTCACTACGGTGGGAATTGCGGGCCCTGGCGACACCTTGGCAACGCCTTTTGCGCTAGATACATTCCGCCTGGTAAAAAAGGAATTCCCGCAGCTCATTCGTTGCATGAGCACCAATGGACTTTTGCTGAACGATAAGGCAGACGAAGTCATCGATGTCGGCATTGATTCGCTCACGGTTACGGTGAATGCCGTGGACCCTGAAATCGAGGCGATGATTAACGCGAGAATTTTCTACCACGGCAAAACCTATACGGGCGTAGAAGCCGCAAAAATCCTGATTCACAACCAGCTCAAAGGCATTCGCAAGGTGGCGAAAAGCGGAACGCTTATCAAAGTGAATACGGTTCTTTGCCCGGGCATTAACGACAAGCACATCGAAGATGTGGCGGCCACCGTGCGCGAAGCGGGCGCCATCATGTACAATATCATTCCGTTGATTCCGCAAAATGGCTTTAAGGATATTCCGGCCCCGACGCCAAAGACCCTTGCGATTGCGCAGGAGCAGGCGGGAGTGTTCATCAACGTGTTCAAGCATTGCGCCCATTGCCGTGCCGACGCCGTTGGCGTCCCGGGCGTTTACGATGTCGGCGCGCAAATCTACATGGACCGTATCCGTGTAAAGGAGACTTTCTCTCATGGCTAA
- a CDS encoding NifB/NifX family molybdenum-iron cluster-binding protein translates to MAKYRVAVATNDGENVNVHFGHAAAFDVYEVDEESGKFEKIEVRVKPEHCDGSCGDGTCGQRDVERSSMFSAAKNLADLDYVLCSQLGPQAVQALTRFNVRAFDIALPIAEAIAKINVYRKKIAERTQRLKGLQDK, encoded by the coding sequence ATGGCTAAATATAGAGTTGCAGTCGCCACAAACGATGGCGAAAATGTCAATGTTCACTTTGGACATGCCGCAGCGTTCGATGTCTACGAAGTCGATGAAGAAAGCGGAAAATTTGAAAAAATCGAAGTCCGCGTAAAGCCGGAGCATTGCGATGGTTCGTGCGGAGATGGCACTTGCGGACAACGAGATGTGGAGCGTTCGTCAATGTTTTCGGCAGCAAAAAATCTAGCCGATCTAGATTACGTTCTCTGCTCGCAGCTTGGCCCGCAGGCGGTACAGGCGTTAACGCGCTTTAACGTGCGCGCTTTCGATATCGCACTTCCCATTGCCGAAGCGATTGCAAAAATCAACGTGTACCGTAAAAAGATAGCGGAACGCACCCAAAGACTCAAGGGATTGCAGGACAAATAA
- a CDS encoding class I SAM-dependent methyltransferase, whose translation MESLTAKLCAFARAWHSLQSDHTIFNDFLAFDLMGREEYENVSRLILKRFPQESENSVEYFNKKYFLPIVLSRSRFAEDRVKLLARSGKIQYVICGAGVDTFSFRNKDPNVEVFELDLLPTQSYKKNRIRELKWSVSENVHFVAVDFSKDSIVERLVANGFDRKKPTVISILGVSYYLPLSVFAETVRQFSGIASTDISIVFDYLQKDAYSNSVQELRKIVADCGETMAEGYLDREVFEVLERYGFKVDEFLGENALQQRYFLTDNLKPFDSVRLIAAKK comes from the coding sequence ATGGAAAGTTTAACAGCAAAATTATGCGCCTTTGCGCGAGCCTGGCATTCTTTACAATCGGACCATACGATTTTCAACGATTTTCTGGCGTTTGACCTGATGGGTCGCGAGGAGTACGAAAATGTTTCACGCCTGATTCTAAAGCGGTTTCCACAAGAGTCGGAAAATTCGGTCGAATATTTCAACAAAAAATACTTTCTCCCAATTGTACTTTCTCGGAGCCGTTTTGCCGAGGACCGCGTAAAGCTCCTTGCACGTTCGGGTAAGATTCAATACGTGATTTGCGGTGCGGGAGTAGACACGTTCTCGTTCCGCAATAAAGACCCGAATGTCGAAGTTTTTGAACTGGATTTGCTGCCGACGCAAAGCTACAAGAAAAATCGCATTCGCGAACTCAAGTGGAGCGTTTCGGAGAATGTTCATTTTGTCGCAGTCGACTTCAGCAAAGACAGCATTGTCGAAAGACTCGTCGCAAACGGCTTTGACCGCAAAAAGCCAACGGTTATCAGTATTCTGGGCGTTTCGTATTATCTTCCGCTTTCTGTTTTCGCAGAAACGGTGCGACAGTTTTCGGGAATCGCGTCTACAGACATTTCGATTGTATTTGATTACCTGCAAAAAGATGCCTATTCGAATTCTGTACAAGAATTGCGAAAAATCGTTGCCGATTGCGGCGAAACCATGGCCGAAGGCTACCTGGACCGCGAGGTTTTCGAGGTGCTTGAGCGTTACGGATTCAAGGTCGACGAATTCCTTGGCGAAAATGCACTACAGCAACGATATTTTTTGACGGATAATCTAAAACCTTTTGATTCAGTGCGTTTGATTGCGGCAAAAAAGTAG
- a CDS encoding alpha/beta hydrolase → MHYLIVPGLNNSGPSHWQTFWTKSLPSASRVYQHCWDKPQKEDWIATLDEAIRQLKDDTILVSHSLGVVTTALWLLRAKQQGNLPANIKGAFLVAPADADSVDVIKNFAPMPTERLPVQACIVGSENDPYMTPERTKFFAEAWGAKLFNAGALGHINSDSNLGEWEQGRAFLAEFEKGLSQ, encoded by the coding sequence ATGCATTACTTAATTGTTCCCGGTTTGAATAATTCTGGCCCGAGCCATTGGCAGACTTTTTGGACCAAGAGTCTGCCAAGCGCAAGTCGCGTTTACCAGCATTGTTGGGATAAGCCGCAAAAAGAAGATTGGATCGCAACTCTTGACGAGGCCATTCGTCAGTTGAAAGACGACACAATTCTTGTTTCGCACAGTCTAGGCGTCGTTACGACAGCCCTTTGGCTTTTGCGTGCGAAGCAGCAAGGGAATCTTCCGGCAAATATCAAGGGGGCCTTCCTTGTGGCACCTGCCGATGCCGACTCTGTTGATGTCATCAAGAACTTTGCTCCGATGCCTACCGAAAGGCTCCCGGTGCAAGCTTGCATCGTCGGTAGCGAAAACGACCCGTACATGACACCCGAGCGCACGAAGTTCTTTGCTGAGGCGTGGGGCGCAAAGCTGTTTAACGCGGGTGCGCTGGGACACATCAATTCCGACTCGAATCTAGGTGAATGGGAACAGGGCCGTGCATTCTTGGCAGAATTTGAGAAAGGTTTGTCGCAATAA
- the mnmA gene encoding tRNA 2-thiouridine(34) synthase MnmA, whose product MKRVAVGLSGGVDSALSAYLLQKQGYDVVGLTMATWDGSVNMPAVEGREGCYGPSEDKNIEEAKLVADRLGIPHYVVPVAGEYKTKVLDYFRAEYRAGRTPNPCVRCNQSIKFGALHLAARKMGIEFDYFATGHYARLDFKNENEPFLYRALDTGKDQTYFLSRLSAEQLSTVLFPLGNMRKQDVKALAAEIGWEDFATKRESQDFIECGDYSVLFEESDQVPGDFVDVSGKVLGKHKGIVNYTVGQRKGLNIGGQKEPLFVVAIDAAKNQVVLGPRSALSCIQVSAIDLNLMVDENSPLLREPLDAHIRLGHKGSPAKILDLEPGRIRVEFETPQFAAAPGQVLVLYAGDGVVASAIIDK is encoded by the coding sequence ATGAAGCGTGTGGCAGTAGGACTTTCAGGCGGTGTAGATTCAGCCCTTTCGGCGTACTTGTTGCAAAAGCAAGGGTACGATGTGGTAGGACTCACCATGGCTACGTGGGACGGTTCGGTGAATATGCCCGCGGTAGAAGGCCGCGAAGGCTGTTACGGTCCGAGTGAGGACAAGAATATCGAAGAAGCGAAACTGGTGGCAGACCGTCTGGGAATCCCGCATTATGTAGTTCCCGTCGCAGGTGAATACAAAACAAAGGTGTTGGATTATTTCCGCGCCGAATACCGTGCTGGCCGTACGCCGAACCCGTGCGTGCGTTGCAATCAGTCCATCAAGTTTGGCGCATTGCATTTGGCAGCACGCAAAATGGGAATCGAGTTTGATTATTTTGCTACAGGGCATTATGCACGCCTCGATTTCAAAAACGAGAATGAACCCTTTTTGTACCGCGCCTTAGATACGGGCAAAGACCAGACTTATTTTTTGTCGAGACTTTCGGCGGAACAACTTTCGACGGTGTTGTTCCCGCTGGGAAACATGCGTAAGCAAGACGTCAAGGCGCTCGCCGCTGAAATCGGCTGGGAAGATTTTGCGACCAAGCGAGAAAGCCAGGATTTTATTGAATGCGGCGATTACTCGGTGCTGTTCGAAGAATCGGACCAGGTGCCGGGTGACTTTGTCGATGTGAGCGGCAAGGTGCTGGGTAAGCACAAGGGAATCGTGAATTATACGGTGGGCCAGCGCAAGGGCCTGAACATTGGCGGCCAAAAGGAACCGCTTTTTGTGGTGGCTATTGATGCTGCCAAGAATCAGGTGGTTCTCGGACCCCGCAGCGCTCTTTCCTGCATTCAAGTTTCTGCCATTGACTTAAACTTGATGGTCGACGAAAACTCGCCACTGCTTAGGGAGCCGCTAGATGCCCACATTCGCTTGGGCCACAAGGGCTCTCCGGCAAAGATTCTGGATTTGGAACCGGGCCGCATTCGCGTTGAATTCGAAACTCCACAATTTGCAGCCGCCCCCGGCCAAGTTTTGGTGCTTTACGCGGGCGATGGCGTCGTCGCTTCGGCAATTATTGACAAGTAA
- a CDS encoding LysR family transcriptional regulator — protein sequence MTLQQLKYAIAIADTRNITEASKRVFISQPSLTAAIHELEEEMGVTIFNRSNKGVTITNEGDEFLSYARQVLEQATLMEDRYKGGKGGNTIFSVSCQHYSFAVNAFVDVIRKFGGPSYDFTLRETQTNEIIDDIAKLKSEIGVLYLSDKNEKVIKKLIQKNNLVFEPLFATPLHVFMSSRNPLARKEKITLEDLKPYPYLTYEQGDFNSFYFAEEPLTAIDFDCPRNIKVRDRATLFNLLIGLNGYTICSGVISHKLNGRNIIARHLDVHDKMTIGYVMRKGVTPSRYAKAYIAALLRHCK from the coding sequence ATGACTTTACAACAACTTAAATACGCTATCGCCATCGCCGACACACGCAACATTACCGAAGCATCCAAGCGGGTATTCATATCACAGCCGAGCCTTACGGCCGCCATTCACGAGCTTGAAGAAGAAATGGGCGTTACCATCTTTAACCGCTCCAATAAAGGCGTCACGATCACTAACGAGGGCGACGAATTTCTCTCTTACGCAAGGCAAGTCTTGGAGCAAGCAACCCTCATGGAAGACCGCTACAAAGGCGGCAAAGGCGGTAACACCATCTTCTCCGTAAGCTGTCAGCATTACTCTTTTGCGGTCAACGCATTCGTCGATGTCATTCGAAAATTCGGCGGTCCGAGCTACGATTTCACGCTCCGGGAAACACAAACTAATGAAATTATTGACGATATCGCCAAGCTAAAAAGCGAAATAGGCGTACTTTATTTGAGCGACAAGAACGAAAAAGTCATCAAAAAACTCATTCAAAAGAACAATTTGGTCTTTGAACCGCTCTTTGCGACCCCTTTGCACGTATTTATGTCGTCCAGGAACCCTCTCGCTCGAAAAGAAAAAATCACGCTGGAGGACCTGAAGCCATACCCGTACCTGACCTACGAACAAGGCGATTTCAATTCGTTCTACTTCGCCGAAGAACCGCTCACTGCCATCGATTTCGATTGTCCACGCAATATCAAGGTTCGCGACCGCGCGACACTTTTCAACTTGCTCATCGGCCTGAATGGCTACACCATTTGCTCAGGCGTCATTAGCCACAAGCTCAATGGTCGAAACATTATCGCGAGGCACCTCGACGTTCACGACAAAATGACTATCGGCTACGTGATGCGAAAAGGCGTAACGCCTTCGCGCTACGCCAAAGCATATATTGCCGCACTTTTGCGACACTGCAAATAA
- the metE gene encoding 5-methyltetrahydropteroyltriglutamate--homocysteine S-methyltransferase, giving the protein MSNKKTSVIGFPRIGKARELKFASEKFFKGEISEAELQNIAAEIRQYGWAKQKAAGIDFIPSNDFSFYDNMLDTAFLFGIVPERYKKLELSDLEKYFAAAHGYQGEKGDVKALPMKKWFNTNYHYIVPEINDASEFKVNDSKPVQEYNEAKAAGIQTVPTLIGAYTFLRLARYNGQKKAKDFVASAVAAYTKVAELLAAAGAEWISFAEPALVFDVTAEEKELFKSIYVELVKKVRAAGLKIALQTYFGDIRDVYQDVVALGFDAIGLDFVEGLKSLELVKSGFPKNTLLLAGIVNGKNIWHADYSQKNALLAEIASAVGAENVVVGTSCSLLHVPYTVAAEQKLPAETLRHFAFAEEKLVELAEIASGDAAALEKNKALFATPRVQANAKVQAELGALTAADFERKPSRLKRREVQKAEFKLPAFPTTTIGSFPQTAEVRANRAAFRKGEISKEQYVEFNRKKIAECIKLQEEIGLDVIVHGEFERNDMVEYFGSKIDGFVFTQNAWVQSYGTRCVKPPVVWGDVSRSATITVEWSVYAQSCTKKPVKGMLTGPVTILNWSFPREDVSLKVQAQEIGFAIRDEVLDLEKNGIRIIQIDEAALREKLPLRKSDWHKEYLDWAIPAFRLVHAKVKPETQIHTHMCYSEFNDIVRDIDNMDADVITFEASRSDLKLLDALNEAKFETQVGPGVYDIHSPRVPSEQEIVDALHKIIAKVPQQNVWVNPDCGLKTRGETETTASLKNLVAAAQKLRAEK; this is encoded by the coding sequence ATGAGCAATAAAAAAACATCTGTAATCGGTTTCCCGCGTATTGGTAAGGCCCGTGAACTCAAGTTCGCAAGCGAAAAGTTCTTCAAGGGCGAAATCTCCGAAGCGGAGCTCCAGAACATCGCCGCCGAAATCCGTCAGTACGGTTGGGCGAAGCAGAAGGCCGCCGGCATCGACTTTATTCCTTCGAACGATTTCTCGTTCTACGACAACATGCTCGATACGGCGTTCTTGTTCGGCATTGTTCCGGAACGTTACAAGAAACTCGAGCTTAGCGATCTCGAAAAGTATTTTGCCGCGGCGCACGGCTACCAGGGAGAAAAGGGCGACGTAAAGGCCCTCCCCATGAAAAAGTGGTTCAATACGAACTACCACTACATTGTTCCGGAAATCAATGACGCTTCTGAATTCAAGGTGAATGATTCCAAGCCGGTGCAGGAATACAACGAAGCAAAAGCTGCTGGAATCCAGACCGTGCCGACTTTGATTGGCGCTTATACGTTCCTCCGCTTGGCCCGCTACAACGGTCAAAAGAAGGCCAAGGATTTTGTTGCCTCTGCAGTCGCTGCTTACACGAAGGTTGCCGAACTGCTCGCTGCTGCCGGTGCCGAATGGATCAGCTTTGCCGAACCCGCTTTGGTGTTTGACGTGACCGCCGAAGAAAAGGAACTTTTTAAATCTATTTATGTGGAACTCGTCAAGAAGGTGCGTGCCGCAGGCCTCAAGATTGCCTTGCAGACTTATTTTGGCGATATCCGCGATGTGTACCAGGACGTGGTTGCTCTCGGTTTCGATGCCATCGGTCTCGATTTTGTGGAAGGACTCAAGTCGCTGGAACTGGTCAAGTCCGGTTTCCCGAAGAACACGCTCTTGCTCGCCGGTATCGTGAACGGCAAGAACATCTGGCATGCCGATTACTCGCAGAAGAATGCTCTGCTCGCCGAAATCGCGAGTGCTGTCGGTGCCGAAAACGTGGTGGTCGGAACTTCTTGCTCGCTGTTGCATGTGCCGTACACGGTTGCCGCCGAACAGAAACTCCCCGCCGAGACGCTCCGTCACTTTGCTTTCGCCGAGGAAAAGCTTGTAGAACTTGCCGAGATCGCAAGCGGTGACGCTGCCGCGCTCGAAAAGAACAAGGCCTTGTTTGCAACTCCGCGTGTGCAGGCGAATGCCAAGGTACAGGCCGAACTGGGCGCTCTCACCGCCGCTGATTTCGAACGCAAGCCGAGCCGCCTCAAGCGCCGCGAAGTGCAGAAGGCTGAATTCAAGCTGCCCGCGTTCCCCACGACTACCATCGGATCTTTCCCGCAGACCGCTGAAGTCCGCGCGAACCGCGCCGCATTCCGCAAGGGTGAAATTTCCAAGGAACAGTACGTGGAATTCAACCGCAAGAAGATTGCCGAATGCATCAAGTTGCAAGAAGAAATCGGCCTCGACGTGATTGTGCACGGCGAATTCGAACGCAACGACATGGTGGAATATTTCGGCTCGAAGATTGACGGATTCGTGTTTACGCAGAATGCCTGGGTGCAGAGCTACGGTACACGTTGCGTGAAGCCGCCTGTAGTCTGGGGCGACGTGAGCCGCAGCGCCACGATTACGGTCGAATGGTCCGTATACGCCCAGAGCTGCACCAAGAAGCCGGTGAAGGGCATGCTCACGGGCCCGGTGACGATTCTCAACTGGTCGTTCCCGCGCGAAGACGTTTCGCTGAAGGTGCAGGCGCAGGAAATCGGCTTTGCCATCCGTGACGAAGTCCTTGACCTCGAAAAGAACGGCATTCGCATTATCCAGATTGACGAAGCCGCCCTTCGCGAGAAGTTGCCGCTCCGCAAGAGCGACTGGCACAAGGAATACCTCGACTGGGCAATTCCCGCATTCCGCCTGGTACATGCGAAGGTCAAGCCCGAAACGCAGATCCACACGCACATGTGCTACAGCGAATTCAACGACATCGTGCGCGATATCGACAACATGGATGCTGACGTGATCACCTTCGAAGCGAGCCGTTCTGACCTCAAGTTGCTTGACGCCCTGAACGAAGCCAAGTTCGAAACGCAGGTGGGGCCGGGCGTGTATGACATTCACTCTCCGCGCGTGCCCTCGGAACAGGAAATTGTGGATGCGCTCCACAAGATCATCGCGAAGGTCCCGCAGCAGAACGTGTGGGTGAACCCCGATTGCGGTCTCAAGACCCGTGGCGAAACCGAGACCACGGCAAGCCTCAAGAACCTCGTGGCAGCAGCCCAAAAACTGCGCGCCGAAAAATAA
- a CDS encoding glycoside hydrolase family 9 protein: protein MNTICRLFPLAFAASTFAANTFFFNEAGYDQGKPISIVVQSTDNLEGTDWTLFYAPDGEITGATVANGTFGKGEDPDKWAKTGKYYTIDLGSIRLPYSGKFYVSVSTGSPSTSGEFYIREDALAVSTLGMVMNYFFNDRATNAQIVSWDQKAPVYGKTGVTRDVHGGWYDASGDVSKYLSHLSYANYLSPQQIPLTVWSLAFAAEHIPALLASTKTTATAVEEAAYGADFLVRMFDEQGFFYMTVFDNWGMGSSRYLCAFSGEDGIKSSDYQTAFREGGGMAIAGLARVAALKANGDFTSEQYLATAEAAYAHLSAKQGIGQPCAYCDDGKENIIDDYTALLAATELYAATKNTSYLNDARTRAVNLANRLSDAGYFWSDDAKKRPFWHASDAGLPLIALIRYAEIENAESKNQWTCTTSLNGSTCMHPFLSTVNNAIEKHYNWLISITNSVENPFGYARQTYITGNNIKDGFFIPHDNESNYWWQGEDARIASLAAAVTYAAHALKINDTRDADKYATDQLDWILGKNPYGTSMMYGIGKKNPAKYDGQSKYDATLEGGIANGITGKNSDGSGIAWDDDGVSAVGFPYDEHWHNWRWIEQWLPHTTWFLNALVARYDEAPASIISDITAIQPKAREYAKFNVQTQNRTIIVNAQGNAPVSVIQLDGTKVASTHLNKGKATFNLDKVQSGIYLVKVDGLGAKKIALK, encoded by the coding sequence ATGAATACCATTTGCAGACTTTTCCCTCTCGCGTTTGCGGCATCCACCTTTGCCGCAAACACTTTCTTTTTTAACGAGGCGGGCTACGACCAGGGCAAGCCCATTTCTATCGTTGTGCAAAGCACCGACAACCTCGAAGGTACCGACTGGACGCTTTTCTATGCCCCCGATGGCGAAATAACCGGAGCCACAGTTGCTAACGGAACATTCGGTAAAGGCGAGGATCCTGACAAATGGGCCAAGACAGGCAAATACTACACAATCGATCTTGGATCTATACGTTTGCCCTATTCCGGCAAATTCTATGTAAGTGTCAGCACCGGAAGTCCCTCCACATCCGGAGAATTTTACATTCGCGAGGACGCCCTTGCGGTCAGCACGCTCGGCATGGTCATGAACTATTTCTTCAATGACCGAGCCACCAACGCGCAAATTGTGAGCTGGGACCAAAAAGCCCCCGTTTACGGTAAAACCGGTGTCACGCGAGATGTCCACGGCGGTTGGTACGATGCAAGTGGCGACGTGAGTAAGTACCTTTCACACCTTTCTTACGCCAATTACCTGAGTCCTCAGCAGATTCCCCTGACAGTATGGTCGCTCGCCTTTGCTGCAGAACACATTCCCGCCCTGCTGGCATCAACTAAAACAACAGCGACGGCCGTAGAAGAAGCCGCCTACGGCGCAGACTTCCTGGTTCGTATGTTCGACGAGCAGGGATTTTTCTACATGACCGTATTCGACAACTGGGGAATGGGCTCCAGCCGTTATCTCTGCGCCTTTAGCGGAGAAGACGGCATCAAGAGCAGCGACTACCAGACGGCCTTCCGCGAAGGTGGCGGCATGGCGATTGCAGGCCTCGCCCGCGTTGCCGCCCTCAAGGCAAACGGCGATTTCACCAGCGAACAGTACCTTGCTACAGCCGAGGCCGCTTACGCCCATCTTTCCGCCAAACAGGGTATCGGCCAGCCGTGCGCCTATTGCGACGACGGCAAGGAAAACATTATCGATGACTACACGGCCCTTCTTGCCGCCACGGAACTCTACGCAGCCACAAAAAATACATCCTATCTGAACGACGCCAGAACCCGAGCAGTCAATCTCGCGAACCGTCTCAGCGACGCGGGATACTTCTGGAGCGACGATGCCAAGAAGCGCCCCTTCTGGCACGCCAGCGACGCAGGTCTTCCGCTGATCGCTCTCATCCGTTATGCCGAAATTGAAAACGCCGAATCCAAGAATCAATGGACATGCACAACATCCCTCAATGGATCTACCTGCATGCACCCGTTCTTATCTACGGTAAACAACGCCATCGAGAAGCACTACAACTGGCTCATCAGTATCACGAACAGCGTCGAGAACCCCTTCGGGTACGCCCGTCAAACCTACATTACCGGAAACAATATTAAGGACGGTTTCTTCATACCGCACGACAACGAAAGCAACTACTGGTGGCAAGGAGAAGACGCTAGAATCGCAAGTCTCGCCGCCGCTGTCACTTACGCCGCCCACGCCCTTAAAATTAACGACACCAGGGATGCCGACAAATACGCCACCGACCAGCTTGACTGGATTCTCGGCAAAAACCCCTACGGCACCAGCATGATGTACGGCATCGGCAAAAAGAACCCCGCCAAGTACGACGGACAATCGAAATACGACGCCACACTCGAAGGCGGTATCGCAAACGGCATTACCGGCAAGAACAGCGACGGTTCCGGAATCGCCTGGGACGACGACGGCGTTTCTGCAGTCGGTTTCCCCTACGACGAACATTGGCACAACTGGCGTTGGATCGAGCAATGGCTCCCCCACACGACCTGGTTCCTGAACGCTCTCGTCGCCCGCTACGACGAAGCTCCCGCATCCATCATTTCCGACATTACGGCAATCCAGCCCAAGGCACGCGAATACGCCAAGTTTAACGTACAGACACAGAACCGGACAATCATCGTAAACGCTCAAGGGAACGCGCCTGTCAGTGTCATCCAGCTTGACGGAACCAAGGTCGCCTCAACCCACCTAAACAAGGGCAAGGCAACCTTCAACCTCGACAAGGTTCAGAGCGGAATCTACCTGGTAAAGGTCGACGGCCTCGGGGCAAAGAAAATCGCCCTGAAATAA
- the rpmB gene encoding 50S ribosomal protein L28 translates to MSRICEVTGKAGLVGNMVSHSNRKKLMKQLPNLQKKRFYIPEEDRWVTLRVSAAGLRTINKLGIQAVAQELGI, encoded by the coding sequence ATGAGCCGCATTTGTGAAGTTACCGGCAAGGCCGGCCTCGTGGGCAACATGGTTTCCCACTCTAACCGCAAGAAGTTGATGAAGCAGCTGCCGAACCTCCAGAAGAAGCGCTTCTACATTCCTGAAGAAGACCGTTGGGTCACGCTTCGCGTGAGCGCCGCTGGTCTCCGCACGATCAACAAGCTTGGCATCCAGGCTGTTGCTCAGGAACTCGGCATCTAA